The Helianthus annuus cultivar XRQ/B chromosome 11, HanXRQr2.0-SUNRISE, whole genome shotgun sequence region TACTACACAGGAAGCCTTGAAATCTGAAGAATGGAAAAAGGCCATGGAGACCGAAATGGAAGCACTCAAGAAGAATAACACGTGGGAGAAATGCACCCTTCCACCAGGAAAGAAACCGGTGGGATGTCGGTGGGTGTTTTCAGTTAAACACAGACCTGATGGCACGATTGAAAGATACAAAGCACGGCTGGTCGCAAAGGGTTATACTCAGACGTATGGAATTGACTACTCTGAAACTTTCTCCCCAGTAGCCAAAATCGACACAATCCGAGTTCTTTTTTCAATAGCTGCCAATAAAGGTTGGCCTCTTCATCAATTTGATGTAAAAAATGCCTTCCTTCACGGTGAACTGAACGAGGAAGTCTATATGGATGCTCCACCAGGATTCAATGAGAATTTCAAGGCTGGAGAAACGTGTCGGTTGAAGAAATCTCTGTATGGGCTTAAGCAATCTCCTAGAGCTTGGTTTGGAAGATTTACCCTTGCTATGAAGAAATATGGCTTCAAACAAAGCAACTCTGATCATACCCTATTTCTGAAACGTAGGGGCAGTCTTGTGACCTGCTTAATTATCTACGTTGATGACATGATACTGACAGGAAACGATGAGGAGGAAATGTTAATGTTAAGAGATAAGCTTTTTTCAGAATTCGAGATGAAAGATCTGGGAAGATTGAAGTACTTTCTTGGAATTGAAGTTCTGAGATCTAATCAAGGGATTTTTATCTGTCAGAAGAAATATATCCTTGATCTGCTGGCCGAAACCGGAATGATTGAGTGCAGACCGGCAGACACCCCAATGGTGGTGAATCACGGCCTACACATGGAAGATGGAGCAGAACTAGCAGATAAGGAGAGGTATCAACGAATGGTGGGAAAACTGATATACCTCTCCCACACTCGTCCAGATATAGCTTATGCTGTAGGAGTGGTGAGTCAGTTTATGCACCAGCCCCAAGCGAGCCACATGGAAGCAGTATTAAGAATTATCAGGTATCTCAAGGGAACAGCAGGTCATGGTATACTGTTTAAATCAAATGGGCACTTAGAAATCCAAGCTTATACAGACGCCGACTGGGCAGGGGATAAAGGAACGAGAAGGTCAACCTCAGGATACTTCACCATGGTCGGAGGAAATCTAGTTACCTGGAGAAGTAAAAAACAAAAGGTCGTCGCCCTGTCTAGTGCTGAAGCCGAATTCCGAGGGGTTGCACGTGGCCTAGCAGAGATCCTGTGGATTCGCAAACTCCTAACAGAAATTGGCTTTCTTCCTACTACAGCAACCAAAATCATGTGCGACAATAAAGCTGCTATACAGATCTCAGAAAATCCTGTTCAACATGATCGAACAAAACATGTGGAGGTAGATCGACACTTCATCAAGGAGAAATTGGAGGAAGGTATCATAGAGCTCCCATATGTACAGTCAAAAGATCAACTCGCAGATATTCTCACAAAAGCTGTCAACGGGAATGTTTTTAGTAGCTGCTTGAGCAAGTTAAGTATTGGTGAtcccactactcaacttgagggggagtgtcggAAAGTGAATGACGTGTCGTAGTGTAGGGGCTAAATATGTAAATTGGTGTCCTATATAAACACCATTTCTTTGTAACCCTAATTCTAGACAATACAATCTCAATACAATTCAAACTCCAATCACTGTGTTTGTTCTCTATACTTGTTAACATTCCATACCTACACTATTATATGGAACTCTCAAAGAATCATGTACCTTTCtcaactttttttctttttctttctgtaGAGTCGATCGTTAGGTCATCACGAATAGTTAATTTACTTTCTACAACCACTGATCTTAAGTCTCTTGGTTCTTGCAGATTCATGATAGACAATATTCCAATAAGGGTGTTCAATAACAATGAAGCTTATGGAGTCCCGTATCCTAAGAGCCAACCCATGAGGGTGTATGGAAGCCTGTGGAATGCAGATGACTGAGCAACCCAAGGTGGACGTGTGAAGACTGACTGGACAAAAGCACCTTTCACTGCTTCCTACAGGAAGTTTAATGCTGATGCAAACATTATTGGTCCTAACCAAAAGTCCACAACCTCTGAGAATAACAAGGCATGGAGTACTCAAGGACTTGATGCAGCAGGACGAAACAGGATTCGGTGGGTGCAGAGTAAATACATGATTTACAACCATTGCAATGACATCACACGCTTCCCCGGTGGTCTTCCTACTGAATGCAAGCGCTCAAAATTTCTATAACGTATTTGTTTGTTAATATATGTTTATGAGTAGTTGTCATTCGGTGATTCACTGTAAACACACTTAAAGTATATGAATAAGGGATAATAAGTATAAATATTGATACGAGTAATGAGGTGTATAGTACATACCTGTTTATGATTACTTTTATTTATTCACCAACGAACATTGGGTTCAACGGGGGTAGCGCCCCCTTGGCAAGGGTTTCAAGGGGTAAATCCCCTCGTAGGGGTTCATGGGCAATGCCTCAAGCGGGGTCCAATGGGTAGAACCCATGGTGGGAGTCTCGTTAACCGTTAATTGctttcctttcaaaaaaaaaaaaaaaaaaaaaaaaaaaaaaaaaaaaaaccgttaaTTGCTTGCTCTATCATTGGAAAGTACGATTAGTAGTAATTGATCTCATTAACTGTTAGTTGCTTTCTCTATCATTGGAAAGTACGATTAGTAGTAATTGATACTTCAGTGATAAGTGAGCATAGATGATAATTTGGTTATCAACCACTGATAGAGTTTCTACTTATGATTTTTTCAGTGATATGGGATACTTTTGTGTCTGTCGCTCCATGGACTGGCCAAGACTTTCCTTTCGAGCGTATTGTGGTGTTGAAGATAATGGGATTGCCGATTGCAGTTCGGGACGGGGCGGTCTATGACAAGGTTGGTTATTTGTTCGGGAAGGTTGTATGGCCATCTGAGTTCTCTTGGCTTGCAGTGGATAACTCGGTGGGATTCTCTCATGTTATTACTCAGTTACCGTCAAGAATTGATGAAGAGGTTGCTATTCGATGGAGAGGCTCTGGGTATAATGTGTGGGTGGTTGAGGAACAATTGTCTTGGGTGGCTGAGTTTGCAGGGGTCGAGGCCACCGGAGTTGTGGATGAGCTGGAGGAAGGGGAAATCCGGGACGAGTCGCCGGAAGTAAATGACGGTGGCGGTGATAATGGAGATCCGATAATCCAGGAAGTTAATATGGAAACTAGTAATGACAACGTTGACCTTCCAATTTTTGAGGAAAACGGTTGTGGTAGTAAAGATTCAAACGAAGTGGGCCAGCAAGGGCATTCGGATTATGGGCCTGTGGATGTGGGCCAAAACTTGTTGTCAACACCTACTGGGCCTGGTATTTTATGTCCAATGGATTTTCATTTGGGCTGTTTGGAGGGGTTTAAAAGCAGGAAGAGAACTAGACTAGTCTTTCATAATTCTCCTGAGGATATCGATTATAACCAGGCACCTTCAGCACCAGATGTACAGGAGGAGGTTCATTTTGTTCTAGATTTAAACGTCGCTGATGGGTTTGTAGAGGCGGCAGAGGAGCCTCTGCCTCAGCCGATCGGAGTTCCTGTGCAGGAGGATTTGCCCATGGAACCTCCGGCTCCTAGTACAGGTTCGTCTAATCCAGTTTCGGGTAATTTGGATGAGTTGATGCATGAGGCTGTTAGTATTAACAATGAAGTTGAGGCCACAGTCCAAGTTAATAGTTTGGTTGGGGTCACTCTTACTAGTTTTGAATGTTGTGTTGCACACGAGATTGTTTCGGAATGTGATTCTGGGGTTAATTAATGAATTTCCTTTCTGTGAATGTCCGTGGGATTAGGAGTAAAGGTAAGGAAGGGTGGCTTAAGGGATTAAAGTCGACCTATAGTGTAGATTTTATGGCTGTACAGGAATCAAAGTTATCGGACCCTCCGGAGTGGTTACTGGCTAGGTGTTGGGGTCGCTCGGCTTTGTCTTTTGACTGTGTTAATTCTGTTGGTAATGCAGGAGGTCTCATTAGCTTGTGGGACCCCTCTACATTTCGACAGACGGGAGTTATTAGATCACACCATGCCTTGATTGTTTCAGGTGTTATGGTAAATTTGGGACTTCATGTAAATATTGCGAATGTGCACGCCCCAAATGTTGCAGGGGAAAGACGAACTTTCTGGAACGAGTTGTTATTGTATAGACGATCATTGAATGGCATGTGGTTATTCTTGGGTGACTTTAATGAGGTGCGGGGTATCGATGATGAAAGAGTAAACTCGGAATTTATTGCTTTAAATGCGATGCATTTTAATGCGTTTATTGAAGAGGCGGATTTGTTCGAGTATAATATGTGTGGTCACAAGTACACCTACATGTCGAGTAATGGGGAGAAATTGAGTAAATTGGATAGGGTTGGTTTGTACCGAGTTCTTGTCTAAATGGCCGAATGCGGTGTTGACTGCTCTCTCTAGACATCTTTCTGATCACTGCCCCATTTTGCTTTCATTGAGGAGTTCGGATTATGGGCATATTCCGTTCCGTTTCTACAACTCTTGGTTACAATCACCAGGTTTTGTGGATTACGTTAATTCTATTGCTAACAATTTTACTTTTGATGGTCCGACAGACTTCGCTTTGGCGGCGAAACTTAAATCATTGAAAGGCAGAATTAAGCTATGGGTGGACGCGGACCGAAGACGTAGATTTGAAAAGTGTGAGCAAAATAAGAAACGGGTTGTTGAGTTAGAAAAGATTGCGGATGATAGGGTACTTTCAGAAGACGAATTTGAGGCTCGGGTAATTGCAAGGAAAAATGTGGCAGATGAAGAGAGGTTAAGGGCGTTGGACGTGCAACAAAAAGTCTAGAACGCGGTGGGCTCTTGATGGAGATGAAAACTCTAAATATTTCCACTGGGTTGTTAAAATGAATACGGTTTCTAACAGGATCCATGGGGTCCGTTGTGAGGGGGTCTGGCATGATGAGCCTAATGTGGTGAAAGATAAAATCGCCTCTTTTTTCATTAACAAGTTCAGTTTTGATGCAGGTCCAAAGCCTTGTTTCATTTTTCTAGATATCCCGCAGCTTTCTTCTGAGGAGATTCAGTTCTTGGATGTTCCGTTTACTATAGAAGAGATTACCGCTGCCGTGTTTGATTGTGATGGCGAGAAAGCACCGGGGGACCTGATGGTTTCAATTTTAGCTTCATACGCAAGTTTTGGGCTATATTGAAGCTTGACTTTCTGAAGTTATTTGAGGAGTTCTACGAGAATGGTTTTATTCGTGAAGGGTGCTTCTCAGCATTTATAGCATTAATACCGAAGGGGCGTAACCAGGCTACTCTTGCGGATTATCGGCCTATTAGCTTGGTGGGTGTGTTAAATAAAGTGCTTTCGAAAGTCTTGGTACTTAGGCTGAAGAGGGTGATGAACCGACTTGTTTCGGAAGAGCAAACCGCGTTCATTAGTGACCGTAATATTCTGGATGGGCCTTTAGTTTTGAACGAGACAATTGCATGGTTGAAGAAGGCGAAGCTTAAAGGCTTTTTTCTAAAAGTCGATATTGAGAAGGCATATGATTCGGTAAGATGGGATTTTTTAGAAGACATTTTAGTTCAAATGAATTTTCTTCTAAGTGGTGCGGTTGGATCATGTCTTTAGTCCGGAATTCTCGTGCACCTGTCTTATTAAATGGGTCTCCAACGATAGAATTTATGTGCCAACGGGGTCTTCGACAAGGGGATCCGTTGTCCCCATTTTTGTTTATTCTATCTATGGAGGCACTATCGCGGATTATGAAGAGAGCGTCTCAACTTGGTGTTTTTCATGGCATTGAAGTGGGTGGTAGTGGGCCTTTGATTTCACATTTTATGTATGCAGACGACGTTGTCTTTTGTGGGGAATGGTCGATTGCTAATGCGAGGAACCTGAGGCGACTCTTAAGGGGATTTTATTTAGTGTCGAGCTTGCGTATTAACTCCAAGAAGAGTTGTGTATATGGGGTAGGTGTGGAAGAGAATGAGGTGGAGGAGTTAGCTTCGGCTATTCACTGTTCGCACGTGTCTTTTCCTTTCACTCACCTTGGAGTTCCAATTGCCACAAATATGAATCTGGTGAAAAACTGGGATCCGGTAGTAGACGAAGTAAAGAAAAGGCTCTCCTCTTGAAAGTCAAAATGCCTTTCCTATGGGGGCGCATCACtttgcttaagtcagtattgagCTCGCTTCCTCTATATTATTTTTCCTTGTTCAGGGCCCTAGTGCAGGTTATTGAGGTTCTTGAACGGATCAGGTGGAAATTTTTTTGGGGTGGCACCAATGACATGACATTGATAAATTAAGTTGGATGGCTTGGGAAAAAGTGGTGTCCCCGCCTAAATATGGTGGTGTCGGCTTGGGTGCTCTACGTGAATCAAACTTGAGCCTTTTATCTAAATGGTGGTGGCGGTTTAAAACAGACCAAAACGGCCTTGGGAGAAAGTTTGTTTGGGAGATTCATGGTAGTAATAGAGGGTGGTATTGTATTCCGGTAAAACTGTCCCTAGGCGGCACGTGGAAACAAATCGCTAGTGTTCCTAAGTTATTGGGGAACTATAATTTGGAACCGCATAAACTAATGAAAGCATCTTTAAAGAGTGGCAATGACATTTGTTTCTGGTTAGATTGGTGGATAGGGGATGATACCTTACAAAACTTGTTTCCCTTGTTGTACGGTCTGGACAAAAACAAGTGCTGTTTGGTCTCGGATAGGACTAAGACAGAGCTGCAGGTGACGCAGCTGTCCTGGGAGTGGCGAAGAGCTTACTTTTCTGCACAAGAGCTTGCGCAGCCGGATGATTTGCAGCTGCTGCTTTTGGGCGTCTCTACTTCAGCTGGGCCGGACTCTTGGGCTGCAAAAACAGATGGGTCTGGTTACTTCTCTGTTAGTGCAGTCAAGCAGCGAATGTTGGATGCGACACATAATGCTCCGGAGGTTGTGTATGAGTGGTGCAACTGGGTCCCTAAAAAGTTGGTATAGTGGCTTGGCGGGCTTTTTATGATCGTCTTCCAACTGCCGATGCCTTACTACGAAGGAACATTCAAGTCAATGTTGTAAGATGTTGCCTTTGTGATACTAATTATGAGTCGGTCGATCATTTGTTTACGGGGTGCCCAGTGGCCTTGGTGATTTGGCCGTGTGTATTCTCGTGGTGCCGCGTGCCTAATCTTTTTGCATTTCATGTTCAGGATTTATTGTTCTCCTATAAAACGGCCAAAACTAATGACCGAGCAAGAAAGGCGTTCTATGGAGTTGTGCTTAGTACGTTTTGGAGTCTTTGGAAAGCAAGGAATGATCTACTCCATAAT contains the following coding sequences:
- the LOC110889978 gene encoding LOW QUALITY PROTEIN: xyloglucan endotransglucosylase/hydrolase protein 15 (The sequence of the model RefSeq protein was modified relative to this genomic sequence to represent the inferred CDS: substituted 1 base at 1 genomic stop codon); translation: MKGSSYSGYKSFIAFVVMACLAAAALAGNFYDDMDITFGNERAKIFNGGQDLSLSLDRYSGSGFQSKNEYLFGRFDMQLKLVPGNSAGTVTTFYLSSQGAGHDEIDFEFLGNSSGNPYTIHTNVYAQGKGDKEQQFHLWFDPTVTFHTYTIIWNSQRIIFMIDNIPIRVFNNNEAYGVPYPKSQPMRVYGSLWNADDXATQGGRVKTDWTKAPFTASYRKFNADANIIGPNQKSTTSENNKAWSTQGLDAAGRNRIRWVQSKYMIYNHCNDITRFPGGLPTECKRSKFL